From the Halomonas meridiana genome, one window contains:
- the serB gene encoding phosphoserine phosphatase SerB produces the protein MARGNVVVTLLAPRLTATVELAVASLMEQFGLQEERRQTLADTVQGSAMDCLELHASGAPESLTALRQAALALGDTHGVDLVVQPPRPTDAPRLICFDMDSTLIQAEVIDELARRHGVGQEVADVTERAMRGELDFKASFRERMSKLEGLEESVLASIAAELPLMEGVERLMANLKRLGYRTVILSGGFTYFARYLQERLGFDEIHANELVIEQGKVTGAVQEPIVDAERKAALLTQIAEREGVPLAQTVAVGDGANDLKMLATAGLGVAFRAKPLVRAEARQAISVAGLDGVLYLLGYSDAELT, from the coding sequence ATGGCACGCGGAAATGTGGTGGTCACGCTGTTGGCGCCGCGCCTGACGGCGACGGTAGAGCTTGCCGTGGCGTCGCTCATGGAGCAGTTCGGTTTACAGGAGGAGCGTCGCCAGACGCTGGCGGACACGGTACAGGGCAGCGCGATGGATTGCCTGGAGCTTCACGCGAGTGGCGCGCCCGAATCGCTGACGGCACTGCGCCAAGCGGCGCTGGCGCTGGGTGACACCCACGGTGTGGATCTCGTCGTGCAACCACCCCGACCAACGGATGCGCCGCGCCTGATTTGCTTCGACATGGACTCCACGTTGATCCAAGCGGAAGTGATCGACGAGTTGGCCCGTCGCCATGGCGTAGGTCAAGAAGTGGCAGACGTGACCGAGCGGGCCATGCGCGGCGAGCTGGATTTCAAGGCCAGCTTTCGAGAGCGTATGAGCAAGCTGGAGGGCCTGGAGGAGTCGGTGCTGGCCAGTATTGCTGCAGAGCTGCCGCTGATGGAAGGTGTCGAACGCTTGATGGCGAATTTGAAACGCTTGGGTTACCGGACGGTGATTCTGTCCGGCGGTTTCACCTACTTTGCCCGCTACCTTCAAGAGCGGCTTGGGTTTGATGAAATTCATGCCAACGAGCTGGTCATCGAGCAAGGCAAAGTGACCGGCGCAGTTCAGGAACCCATCGTCGATGCCGAGCGAAAAGCGGCGCTATTGACGCAGATTGCCGAGCGCGAAGGCGTGCCGCTGGCGCAAACCGTTGCCGTCGGCGATGGTGCGAACGATCTGAAAATGCTCGCAACGGCGGGGTTGGGCGTGGCGTTCCGTGCTAAACCGTTGGTGCGTGCCGAAGCACGCCAAGCGATCTCCGTCGCAGGGTTGGATGGCGTGCTGTACCTGCTTGGCTATAGCGACGCTGAGCTAACCTAA
- the parC gene encoding DNA topoisomerase IV subunit A: MIDMDIQVAEGDVERLSLRDYTEKAYLDYSMYVILDRALPNIGDGMKPVQRRIIYAMRELALHANAKYKKSARTVGDVLGKFHPHGDSACYEAMVLMAQSFSYRYPLVDGQGNWGSPDDPKSFAAMRYTEAKLSKFAEVLLSELGQGTVEWAPNFDGTMQEPVVLPARLPHVLLNGGTGIAVGMATDIPPHNVSEVVEATCHLLRHPEATTTDLMAFVPAPDFPTDAEIITPKADLRKLYETGRGSVKLRARYVREDANIVITAVPYQVSGAKVLEQIAAQMQAKKLPMVADLRDESTHEEPTRLVIEPRSSRVDVEALMAHLFATTDLEKNVRVNMNVIGLDGRPRVMPLTDMLGEWLRFRRATVRRRLEHRLGKVEDRLHILEGLLTAYLNIDEVIRIIREEDEPKPALMSAFGLTERQAEAILELRLRHLAKLEEMKIRGEQDELEKERKTLQGLLGSEAKLTTLIEKEIRAAGKEHGDERRSPLVERSEAKALSEVELLGADPITVVLSDKGWIRAAKGHDIDPEGLSYKAGDSFRLAARGKTNQPLVLLDDTGRAYTLAAHNLPSARGQGEPVTGRVNVAAGAQMAGLMLAPPTKRFLLASDGGYGFVAQLEALTGKNKAGKAVLSVPKGCRVMPPIEVPEGEGLWVASVSNEGRLLLFPLDQLPEMAKGKGNKMLDIPGPRAARREEFVRDIAVVAEGSELIIHAGKRKLTLKADDLAYYRGERGRRGSKLPRGFQKVDRLEAGE, translated from the coding sequence ATGATCGACATGGATATTCAAGTAGCGGAGGGCGACGTCGAGCGTCTGTCCCTACGCGATTACACCGAAAAAGCGTACCTCGACTACTCGATGTACGTCATTCTAGACCGCGCCTTACCCAACATTGGCGATGGCATGAAGCCCGTTCAGCGGCGGATCATCTACGCCATGCGCGAGCTGGCGCTGCACGCCAATGCCAAGTACAAAAAGTCGGCGCGTACCGTCGGTGACGTACTGGGTAAGTTTCACCCCCACGGAGACAGCGCCTGTTACGAAGCCATGGTGTTGATGGCGCAGTCGTTCAGCTACCGCTACCCGCTGGTGGATGGCCAGGGTAACTGGGGTAGTCCCGACGACCCGAAATCCTTCGCGGCGATGCGCTACACCGAGGCCAAGCTCTCCAAATTTGCCGAAGTGCTGCTCAGCGAGCTGGGCCAGGGCACCGTGGAGTGGGCGCCGAACTTCGATGGCACCATGCAAGAGCCTGTAGTACTGCCCGCGCGGTTGCCCCACGTGCTGCTCAACGGCGGCACGGGCATTGCGGTGGGCATGGCGACCGATATTCCGCCCCATAACGTCTCGGAAGTGGTGGAAGCCACTTGCCACCTGCTGCGTCATCCCGAGGCCACCACGACGGATTTGATGGCGTTCGTGCCTGCACCGGATTTCCCGACGGATGCAGAAATCATCACGCCGAAAGCGGATCTGCGTAAGCTCTATGAGACTGGCCGAGGCTCGGTCAAATTACGCGCCCGCTACGTACGTGAAGACGCCAACATCGTCATTACCGCCGTGCCCTATCAGGTCAGCGGTGCCAAAGTGTTGGAGCAGATTGCCGCGCAAATGCAGGCGAAAAAGCTGCCTATGGTGGCCGATCTGCGCGATGAATCGACCCATGAAGAGCCGACCCGCTTGGTGATCGAGCCACGTTCGAGCCGTGTGGATGTCGAAGCGCTGATGGCGCACCTGTTCGCCACCACGGATCTGGAAAAGAACGTGCGGGTGAACATGAACGTGATCGGCCTGGATGGCCGCCCACGGGTGATGCCGCTGACCGATATGCTGGGTGAGTGGCTGCGGTTTCGCCGTGCCACCGTGCGTCGCCGCCTCGAGCACCGTTTAGGCAAAGTGGAAGATCGCCTGCATATTCTAGAAGGCCTACTGACCGCTTACCTGAATATCGATGAGGTGATCCGCATCATCCGCGAAGAGGATGAGCCCAAGCCTGCCCTGATGAGCGCCTTTGGACTGACTGAGCGTCAGGCTGAAGCCATTCTTGAACTGCGTCTGCGCCATCTTGCCAAGCTGGAAGAGATGAAGATTCGCGGCGAGCAGGATGAGCTGGAAAAAGAGCGTAAAACCCTGCAGGGGCTGCTGGGTAGCGAAGCCAAGCTCACCACGCTGATCGAGAAAGAGATCCGCGCAGCGGGTAAAGAGCACGGCGACGAACGCCGTTCGCCGCTGGTGGAGCGCAGCGAAGCCAAAGCGCTCTCTGAAGTGGAACTGCTGGGGGCCGACCCGATTACCGTGGTGCTGTCCGATAAAGGCTGGATTCGTGCTGCCAAAGGCCACGATATCGACCCCGAAGGGCTCTCCTACAAAGCGGGGGATAGTTTCCGCTTAGCAGCCCGAGGTAAAACCAATCAGCCGCTGGTGCTGCTGGACGATACTGGCCGCGCCTACACCTTGGCAGCACACAACTTGCCCAGTGCCCGTGGCCAGGGCGAGCCGGTGACCGGGCGAGTGAACGTGGCAGCGGGGGCGCAGATGGCGGGTCTGATGCTCGCGCCGCCCACCAAACGCTTCCTGCTTGCCAGCGACGGGGGCTACGGGTTCGTGGCTCAGCTCGAAGCCCTTACCGGCAAGAACAAAGCGGGTAAAGCCGTGCTCAGCGTGCCCAAAGGCTGTCGCGTCATGCCCCCCATCGAGGTGCCGGAAGGCGAAGGGCTCTGGGTAGCCTCGGTGTCCAATGAAGGTCGTTTGCTGCTGTTTCCTCTGGATCAGTTGCCCGAGATGGCCAAAGGCAAAGGCAACAAAATGCTTGATATCCCCGGCCCCCGCGCCGCACGGCGGGAAGAGTTCGTGCGGGATATTGCCGTGGTGGCCGAAGGCAGCGAGCTGATCATTCATGCGGGCAAGCGCAAACTGACCCTCAAAGCGGATGACCTAGCGTATTATCGCGGGGAGCGTGGCAGAAGGGGCAGCAAGCTGCCGCGTGGTTTCCAAAAAGTAGATCGTTTAGAAGCAGGGGAGTAA
- a CDS encoding methyl-accepting chemotaxis protein, which yields MFNSISRQLTLSAVVLTLLMGAGIYGVMAWRGQPLVIEASESLIDRTGGAIVNALNGQLARVEGTTSSLAALAESLPLDDALYRQALPNVVDDNGNSTIAGGGIWPEPSAFAPGVDKFSFFWARNGQGGLDFLDDYNAPSAAPYHEEAWYSSARDATPGQCVWSAAYRDPATGVAMVTCSVPYYSNEAFAGVATIDMQLGGVAAFLAENGGGTGGYAFVLDSERNIIDLPGVEQSSDEMQSLSGVASNQPWLTPVVEALEAGQAQTSVESAGVLASPAEVRLFDMPTTGWTLGLVTPSDQVTALAQTLTRDLLLFILPLLALLLGLGWWGGRILLAQIRSTTHQIDQLGQNDGGRELTIYRDDEIGELRRAVNRYSEKLQRLFGDVRGVADAIASESSEIAAGNNELSSRTEQQAASLQETSSTMEQMAATVKRNADNAQEADQRVKESAAKVKRGGEQVSRLAQSMESINESSVEVASIVQVIENIAFQTNILALNASVEAARAGEHGRGFAVVASEVRELASRSAASARNINGLIKTTSEQIATGSGYADEAEAAMKEIVSSIEEVSARISEISQASSEQTNGIDEINRAVTQMDTVTQQNAGLVSQAAGAANELSLQAQRLKGLLDEFHGSAQGESHSRALPHSEQESRHLT from the coding sequence TTGTTTAACTCAATTTCACGGCAATTGACGTTATCGGCGGTGGTGCTCACGCTACTGATGGGGGCGGGTATTTACGGGGTGATGGCGTGGCGGGGACAGCCGCTGGTCATTGAAGCCAGCGAGTCGCTGATCGACCGAACCGGAGGCGCCATCGTCAATGCCCTCAATGGCCAGTTAGCGCGAGTAGAAGGCACTACTTCGAGCCTTGCCGCACTGGCCGAATCGCTACCGCTGGATGACGCCCTCTACCGACAAGCGCTGCCCAATGTGGTGGACGACAATGGCAATAGCACTATCGCCGGTGGCGGTATTTGGCCAGAGCCAAGCGCGTTTGCACCCGGCGTCGATAAATTTAGTTTTTTCTGGGCGCGTAACGGCCAGGGCGGGCTGGACTTTCTGGACGATTACAATGCACCCAGCGCGGCCCCTTATCACGAGGAAGCGTGGTACAGCAGCGCTCGCGATGCCACGCCAGGGCAGTGCGTTTGGTCGGCGGCTTACCGTGACCCAGCGACCGGGGTCGCCATGGTCACCTGTAGCGTACCGTACTACAGCAATGAGGCCTTTGCCGGTGTCGCTACCATCGACATGCAGCTAGGCGGTGTCGCGGCGTTCTTGGCAGAGAACGGCGGAGGCACGGGAGGCTACGCCTTCGTGCTCGATAGCGAGCGTAACATCATCGATCTCCCCGGCGTGGAGCAGTCGTCGGATGAGATGCAAAGCCTTTCAGGCGTTGCTAGCAACCAACCTTGGCTAACGCCGGTAGTGGAAGCGTTGGAGGCAGGGCAAGCGCAAACCAGCGTCGAGAGTGCGGGAGTGCTGGCAAGCCCGGCTGAAGTGCGTTTGTTCGATATGCCCACCACGGGCTGGACACTCGGGCTCGTGACACCCAGTGACCAAGTGACCGCACTAGCGCAAACGCTGACCCGTGATTTGCTGCTGTTCATTTTGCCGCTGTTGGCGCTGCTATTAGGGCTTGGCTGGTGGGGTGGCCGCATTCTACTGGCGCAAATTCGCAGTACCACGCATCAAATTGATCAGCTCGGTCAGAACGATGGCGGGCGTGAGTTGACCATTTACCGCGACGATGAGATTGGTGAACTGCGCCGTGCAGTGAACCGCTACTCCGAGAAGCTCCAGCGCCTATTCGGTGACGTGCGCGGGGTGGCGGATGCCATTGCCAGCGAATCGTCTGAGATCGCCGCTGGCAATAACGAACTGTCGAGCCGCACGGAGCAGCAGGCCGCTTCGCTGCAAGAGACCTCCTCGACCATGGAGCAGATGGCGGCGACGGTGAAGCGGAATGCGGATAACGCCCAAGAGGCGGACCAGCGCGTGAAGGAGTCAGCGGCGAAAGTGAAGCGCGGCGGTGAGCAGGTATCGCGGTTGGCGCAATCGATGGAAAGCATCAATGAAAGCTCGGTCGAGGTGGCTTCTATCGTTCAAGTGATCGAAAACATTGCGTTCCAGACCAACATTTTGGCGCTGAATGCCTCGGTCGAGGCGGCTCGCGCCGGCGAACACGGGCGTGGGTTTGCCGTGGTCGCCAGTGAGGTACGCGAACTGGCCTCCCGAAGTGCCGCCTCTGCGCGTAATATCAACGGTTTGATCAAGACCACGTCCGAGCAAATCGCTACTGGCAGTGGCTATGCCGACGAGGCCGAAGCGGCGATGAAAGAGATCGTCTCGTCGATCGAGGAGGTGTCCGCGCGGATCAGCGAGATCAGCCAAGCCTCCAGCGAACAAACCAACGGCATTGATGAGATTAACCGGGCCGTGACGCAGATGGATACCGTGACCCAGCAAAATGCCGGGCTGGTTAGCCAAGCGGCGGGAGCGGCCAATGAGCTTTCGTTGCAAGCGCAGCGTCTAAAAGGGCTATTGGATGAGTTTCATGGCAGTGCGCAGGGCGAGAGCCACTCCCGTGCATTGCCGCACAGTGAGCAGGAAAGCCGGCATCTTACTTAG
- the parE gene encoding DNA topoisomerase IV subunit B, with product MTQFDASQYGASSIEVLSGLEPVRKRPGMYTDTSRPNHLAQEVIDNSVDEALAGHASSISVVLHSDGAIEVQDNGRGMPIDLHPEHGVSGVELILTKLHAGGKFSSSSYRFSGGLHGVGVSVVNALSRRLEVEVTRDGARHAIAFEHGEKVEELHEIGKAAKRATGTLVRFWPDESYFDSPKLALSKLKHLLRAKAVLCPGLSVTLVEPDGTKTEWAYADGLRDYLAEATDGYEVLPKEPFVGHFSDDEHGVDWAIQWLPEGGEALLESYVNLIPTPQGGTHVNGFRSGLLDALREFCEYRSLLPRGIKLTADDLWERASFVLSVKMLDPQFAGQTKERLSSRTIAGFVSGVVKDAFSLWLNHHIEQAEQLAELVISAAQQRQKKSKKVARKKVTSGPALPGKLADCSGQDPALSELFLVEGDSAGGSAKQARNRDTQAILPLRGKILNTWEVDSHDIYGSQEVHDIAVAIGADPGSADLEKLRYHKICILADADSDGLHIATLLCALFVKHFPALVDAGHVFVAMPPLYRIDLGKEVHYALDESEKAAILKQLAKKRGTPNVQRFKGLGEMSPLQLRETTMAVETRRLVQLTLDEGDGTLEMMDMLLAKKRASDRKKWLEDYGNLADIEV from the coding sequence ATGACCCAGTTTGATGCCTCCCAGTACGGCGCGAGTTCGATCGAGGTTCTCTCAGGCCTCGAGCCGGTGCGAAAGCGTCCCGGTATGTATACCGATACCTCACGTCCCAATCACCTCGCCCAAGAGGTCATCGACAACAGTGTCGACGAGGCGCTGGCGGGTCATGCTTCGAGCATCAGCGTGGTGCTTCACAGCGACGGAGCCATCGAAGTCCAGGATAACGGCCGCGGCATGCCGATCGACCTGCACCCGGAACACGGCGTCTCCGGGGTCGAGCTCATCCTGACCAAGCTTCACGCGGGCGGTAAGTTCTCCTCGTCGAGCTACCGGTTCTCGGGTGGCCTTCACGGCGTGGGCGTCTCGGTGGTCAATGCGCTGTCTCGACGGTTGGAAGTCGAAGTGACCCGCGACGGTGCCCGCCACGCCATTGCCTTCGAGCACGGCGAAAAGGTCGAAGAGCTGCATGAAATCGGCAAAGCCGCCAAACGTGCCACTGGCACCCTGGTACGCTTCTGGCCCGACGAAAGCTACTTCGACAGCCCGAAGCTCGCGCTATCCAAACTGAAGCACCTGCTGCGCGCCAAAGCGGTGCTTTGCCCAGGGCTCTCGGTCACCCTGGTCGAGCCGGATGGCACCAAAACCGAGTGGGCCTACGCCGATGGCCTGCGCGACTATCTGGCCGAAGCCACCGATGGCTATGAGGTGCTGCCCAAGGAGCCGTTTGTAGGCCACTTCAGTGACGACGAGCACGGCGTGGACTGGGCCATTCAGTGGCTGCCGGAAGGTGGCGAGGCGCTCCTCGAAAGTTACGTCAACCTCATTCCCACGCCCCAGGGTGGCACCCACGTCAATGGTTTTCGGTCCGGCCTGCTAGACGCTCTGCGGGAGTTCTGTGAATACCGCAGCCTGCTGCCCCGCGGCATCAAGCTCACTGCCGACGATTTGTGGGAGCGCGCCTCTTTCGTGCTCTCGGTGAAAATGCTCGATCCACAGTTTGCGGGACAGACCAAGGAGCGCCTCTCGTCGCGCACCATTGCTGGGTTTGTCTCAGGCGTGGTCAAAGACGCCTTTTCGCTGTGGCTGAACCATCACATCGAGCAGGCCGAACAGCTTGCCGAACTGGTGATCAGCGCGGCCCAGCAGCGCCAAAAGAAGTCGAAGAAGGTCGCGCGTAAGAAAGTGACCTCCGGTCCGGCGCTGCCCGGCAAGCTGGCGGACTGTTCGGGGCAAGATCCGGCGCTGAGCGAGCTGTTTCTGGTGGAGGGCGACTCGGCCGGCGGGAGCGCCAAGCAGGCGCGTAACCGCGACACCCAGGCCATCCTGCCGCTGCGGGGTAAGATTCTCAATACCTGGGAAGTGGACTCCCACGATATTTACGGCTCCCAGGAAGTCCACGATATTGCCGTGGCGATTGGTGCTGACCCGGGCAGCGCCGACCTCGAAAAGCTGCGCTATCACAAGATCTGTATTCTTGCCGATGCCGACTCCGACGGTCTGCATATCGCTACGCTGCTCTGCGCGCTGTTTGTCAAACACTTCCCCGCCCTTGTCGATGCAGGGCATGTCTTCGTTGCCATGCCGCCGCTGTACCGGATCGATCTGGGGAAAGAGGTGCATTACGCCCTGGATGAGAGCGAGAAAGCCGCCATTTTGAAACAGTTAGCGAAAAAGCGGGGCACGCCCAACGTCCAGCGCTTCAAGGGCCTGGGTGAAATGAGCCCGCTACAGCTGCGCGAAACCACCATGGCCGTAGAAACCCGCCGTCTCGTTCAGCTCACGCTGGACGAAGGCGATGGCACTCTGGAAATGATGGACATGCTGCTGGCCAAAAAGCGCGCCAGCGACCGTAAAAAGTGGTTAGAAGATTACGGTAACTTGGCCGATATCGAGGTGTAA
- the pgi gene encoding glucose-6-phosphate isomerase: MASATATPDTLPAWQTLQQHAQALKHVHLKHLFGEDPSRWRHFTRQVAGLTLDLSKQRWDDDTLEHLLALAQEAGVPGAIEALLSGKRVNVSENRPALHTALRLPADASLDVEGEDIVGAVHDSLAQMERLVQRLHAGQWRGATGKPIRHVVNLGVGGSDLGPLMVTHALADYRPSDIHPVEVHFASTMDGSQLADYLSRFNPETTLFVLSSKSFTTIDTLSNANTARDWLIGRLTQHADLPDASPHAKPISEALILRQHFIGVSASPDKMSEWGITPDHQLMFWEWVGGRYSLWGTIGLPIALVIGMENFRELLAGAHAMDRHFREAPLEDNLPVLLGLAGIWNVNFLDIRAHSILPYDGRLEYFAAYLEQLEMESNGKSVTRQGQAVNYSTCPVLWGQLGPNAQHAFYQLLHQGTQPVVCDFIAPLKRYDEVEDPDTRRHLKAQHRLALANCFAQSRVLMLGDDALEEDGPRPEHKRYRGNQPSTTVLLDKLTPATLGALIALYEHKVFVQAVIWDINPFDQWGVELGKQIATDTQAIIDGEGDLGRMDASSRGLIEAFWAAEQA; this comes from the coding sequence ATGGCTTCAGCAACAGCAACTCCCGATACGCTTCCCGCTTGGCAAACGTTACAGCAGCATGCGCAAGCGCTTAAACATGTCCACTTGAAGCACCTGTTTGGGGAAGACCCCAGCCGTTGGCGGCACTTTACGCGTCAGGTGGCGGGGCTCACTCTCGATCTTTCCAAGCAGCGGTGGGACGACGATACGCTGGAGCACCTGCTGGCGCTGGCCCAAGAGGCGGGCGTGCCAGGGGCCATCGAGGCGCTGCTGAGCGGTAAACGGGTGAACGTCAGTGAGAACCGCCCAGCGCTGCATACCGCCTTGCGCCTACCTGCGGATGCGAGCCTGGACGTGGAAGGCGAAGATATCGTCGGGGCCGTGCATGACAGCTTGGCGCAAATGGAGCGCCTGGTGCAGCGGCTACATGCGGGCCAGTGGCGGGGGGCCACCGGCAAGCCTATTCGTCACGTGGTGAATTTAGGCGTGGGCGGCTCGGATTTAGGGCCGCTGATGGTTACTCATGCCCTCGCGGACTATCGCCCCAGCGATATTCACCCGGTGGAGGTGCATTTTGCCTCCACGATGGATGGTTCCCAACTGGCGGATTATCTTAGCCGCTTTAACCCCGAAACCACGCTATTCGTGCTGTCGTCGAAGTCGTTCACCACCATCGATACGCTCTCCAACGCCAACACCGCTCGCGACTGGCTGATTGGTCGGCTCACCCAGCACGCCGACCTACCGGACGCCAGCCCCCATGCCAAGCCGATTAGCGAGGCGCTCATCCTGCGCCAGCACTTCATCGGCGTATCGGCCAGCCCCGACAAGATGAGCGAGTGGGGGATTACCCCGGACCACCAGTTGATGTTCTGGGAGTGGGTTGGCGGACGCTACTCGCTGTGGGGCACCATTGGCCTGCCGATTGCGCTGGTGATCGGCATGGAGAACTTCCGCGAGCTGCTGGCGGGCGCCCATGCCATGGATCGCCATTTTCGCGAGGCGCCGCTAGAGGACAATCTGCCGGTGTTGTTAGGGTTGGCAGGTATTTGGAACGTCAACTTCTTGGATATTCGTGCCCACTCGATTCTGCCTTATGACGGGCGGCTTGAGTACTTTGCTGCTTACCTCGAACAGCTCGAGATGGAGTCCAACGGCAAGTCCGTGACCCGCCAGGGCCAGGCGGTGAACTACTCCACCTGCCCAGTGCTGTGGGGGCAGTTAGGCCCTAATGCCCAGCATGCGTTTTACCAACTGCTGCACCAGGGTACGCAGCCGGTGGTATGCGACTTTATCGCGCCCTTGAAGCGCTACGATGAGGTGGAAGACCCGGATACCCGTCGCCACTTGAAGGCCCAGCATCGTCTGGCGCTGGCCAACTGCTTTGCCCAATCCCGCGTACTGATGCTGGGGGACGATGCTTTGGAGGAGGATGGCCCGCGCCCCGAACACAAACGGTATCGTGGCAACCAGCCCTCGACCACCGTGCTGCTGGACAAGCTCACGCCTGCGACCCTCGGCGCGCTGATTGCGCTCTACGAGCACAAGGTGTTCGTACAGGCAGTGATATGGGACATCAACCCCTTTGATCAGTGGGGCGTCGAGCTGGGCAAGCAGATTGCCACCGATACCCAGGCCATCATTGATGGAGAGGGCGACCTTGGCCGAATGGACGCCTCTAGCCGCGGTCTCATCGAGGCGTTTTGGGCCGCAGAGCAGGCGTAG
- the cmoA gene encoding carboxy-S-adenosyl-L-methionine synthase CmoA codes for MSDASYRDAIFSTPLDKVARFSFDEQVVACFPDMIRRSVPGYGQILGMLSLIAKRHLRHGAHVYDLGCSLGASGLALAGALPADAFRYTGIDLSPAMAARAKQTFLDECPEHAMQVEEADIRTYEYAPSGMIILNFTLQFLPPADRDALLKRLYNTLEPGGVLILSEKTVDADERDNAWRVERYHDFKRANGYSDMEISQKRTALENVLIPDTLDALHERLSLAGFPRAMTWFQYLNFTSLIAFKEG; via the coding sequence ATGAGTGATGCATCTTACCGCGACGCTATCTTTTCAACACCCCTAGACAAGGTGGCTAGGTTCTCCTTCGATGAACAGGTCGTCGCGTGCTTCCCCGATATGATCCGCCGCTCGGTGCCCGGCTACGGCCAAATCCTAGGTATGCTGAGCCTGATTGCCAAACGCCATCTGCGCCACGGTGCCCATGTTTATGATCTGGGCTGCTCGCTGGGCGCATCCGGACTCGCCCTGGCAGGCGCTCTACCCGCCGATGCGTTCCGCTATACCGGTATCGACCTTTCCCCGGCCATGGCGGCCCGGGCGAAGCAGACCTTTCTCGATGAGTGCCCCGAGCACGCCATGCAGGTGGAAGAAGCCGATATTCGTACCTACGAGTATGCGCCTTCGGGGATGATCATTCTCAACTTTACGCTGCAGTTTTTGCCACCGGCCGATCGTGATGCGCTACTCAAGCGGCTTTACAACACGCTTGAGCCCGGCGGCGTGCTGATTCTTTCGGAAAAAACCGTCGATGCCGACGAGCGCGACAACGCTTGGCGAGTCGAGCGCTATCACGACTTCAAGCGTGCCAATGGCTACAGCGATATGGAGATCAGCCAAAAGCGCACCGCGCTTGAGAACGTGCTGATTCCCGATACGCTGGATGCCCTGCACGAGCGATTGTCGCTGGCGGGCTTCCCCCGCGCCATGACCTGGTTCCAGTACCTGAACTTCACCTCGCTGATCGCCTTCAAGGAGGGTTAA